In Morococcus cerebrosus, a single genomic region encodes these proteins:
- the yacG gene encoding DNA gyrase inhibitor YacG has product MTEVTTVKCPTCQKLVIWNEESKYRPFCSQRCRLIDLGEWAQEKYTVAAEEDDTLSDSMVGGLQ; this is encoded by the coding sequence ATGACTGAAGTAACGACTGTGAAATGTCCGACTTGTCAAAAGCTGGTGATATGGAATGAAGAGAGTAAATACCGACCTTTTTGCAGTCAACGCTGCCGATTGATTGACTTAGGCGAATGGGCGCAAGAGAAATATACGGTTGCAGCGGAAGAAGATGATACTTTATCTGATTCAATGGTCGGAGGCTTACAATAA
- the ribF gene encoding bifunctional riboflavin kinase/FAD synthetase, whose product MKIWLGQHRMPDFPQGSAVTIGNFDGVHLGHKHILQKLKQEADARGLPVVVVIFEPQPKEFFARQTGKKQPYRISPLRTKLNLLEQTGCVDAVWVLRFNQTFADMDAQDFINLLLRKTLNTRYLLIGDDFRFGAGRRGDFELLAAQPDIQTDRTPSVIVEDIRTSSTAVRNALSDGRLDYAKKLLGHDYTLSGKVKHGKKLGRTINAPTANIQLPPHHYALSGVFVVEADGTFGTKRGVASFGFNPTVSNNRAQKLEVHLFDFNENIYGQRLNVRFLHKLRDEKKFDSIAELKVQIEQDMKNARHWSET is encoded by the coding sequence ATGAAAATCTGGCTCGGTCAGCATCGCATGCCCGACTTCCCTCAGGGAAGTGCCGTTACCATCGGTAATTTCGACGGCGTGCACCTCGGACACAAACACATTCTCCAAAAACTCAAGCAAGAAGCCGATGCACGGGGGCTTCCAGTTGTCGTCGTTATCTTCGAACCACAACCCAAAGAATTTTTTGCCCGACAAACCGGTAAAAAACAGCCCTACCGTATCAGCCCTTTGCGCACCAAACTAAATTTGCTTGAACAAACCGGCTGTGTCGATGCAGTTTGGGTGCTGCGGTTTAACCAAACATTTGCCGATATGGATGCCCAAGACTTTATCAACCTGCTTTTACGCAAGACGTTGAATACGCGTTATCTGCTGATTGGAGATGACTTCCGTTTCGGAGCAGGTCGCCGTGGCGATTTCGAACTTTTGGCAGCACAACCGGATATTCAAACCGATCGCACCCCATCTGTTATCGTAGAAGACATCCGTACCAGCAGTACTGCTGTGCGCAATGCGCTTTCCGACGGTCGATTAGACTATGCCAAAAAACTGCTGGGACACGATTACACTTTAAGCGGCAAAGTCAAACACGGTAAAAAACTCGGCCGCACCATCAACGCTCCCACCGCCAACATCCAACTCCCTCCCCACCATTACGCCTTAAGCGGGGTATTTGTCGTTGAAGCAGACGGCACTTTCGGCACAAAACGCGGCGTGGCAAGTTTCGGATTCAACCCCACTGTCAGCAACAACCGCGCCCAAAAACTTGAAGTCCATTTGTTTGATTTCAATGAAAACATTTATGGACAACGCCTGAACGTCCGTTTTCTGCACAAATTACGCGACGAAAAAAAATTCGACAGTATCGCCGAATTAAAAGTACAAATCGAACAAGACATGAAAAATGCCCGACATTGGTCTGAAACATAA